In Ailuropoda melanoleuca isolate Jingjing chromosome 4, ASM200744v2, whole genome shotgun sequence, the following proteins share a genomic window:
- the SH2D6 gene encoding SH2 domain-containing protein 6 isoform X2: MDQFRGSKLRLGPPLPPPRSVVPCPDSQAWNEDAPGPSPRPAPGTWRFEEEEEEEDEYELPPCEALPFSLAPAHVPDPEKDSPYLDHPGPLGPSKSPPPQPQATTLKAALSLQEARKQGQPFPFGKQGWATPARVVPGLPEKSDENLYLECEPSPGPALTRILSSQVLMPPISLPRVSVVPRPTIAPQEARNVRGWYPGENWPGVRGGSGRDFRPSGWGYRTESLLTSLSVSQGAANATSKTGRRSSLSSRAPTWSTSATEHGAGHQARTPLCSAGADSVWGRQMTAACWLSPGTQATVTAMLLRVPCSDSERTGPTLCAPAQSLMAPSPSPWRCISVAGSLTFPSGGWTVGATMPWDGRAGTTKSWLLYRLAHSAHSVSILRDQGTALGPGPHLTLTMLPRDQSSVVGSQAPPAFQGFQMWPPPKPGSPGPPSPHHCLVPSGFPSQVAV, from the exons ATG GACCAGTTCAGGGGAAGCAAGCTCCG GTTGGGGCCACCCCTTCCACCCCCTAGAAGTGTAG TCCCCTGTCCAGATTCCCAAGCCTGGAACGAAGATGCCCCCGGCCCATCTCCTCGGCCCGCCCCAGGAACCTGGAGATTCGAG gaggaggaggaggaggaagatgaataCGAGCTGCCCCCCTGTGAGGCTCTGCCCTTCAGTCTTGCCCCAGCCCACGTTCCTGACCCCGAGAAGGACTCTCCGTACTTGG ATCACCCTGGCCCCCTGGGCCCATCCAAGTCACCACCACCACAGCCCCAGGCCACAACG CTGAAGGCAGCACTGAGCCTGCAGGAGGCTCGGAAGCAGGGGCAGCCCTTCCCCTTCGGGAAGCAAG gGTGGGCTACACCGGCCAGGGTG GTACCAGGCCTTCCAGAGAAATCTGATGAGAACCTCTACCTGGAGTGTGAGCCTAGTCCAG GCCCGGCCTTGACTCGGATTCTGAGCTCCCAAGTCCTGATGCCCCCAATCTCTCTGCCAAGGGTATCAGTGGTGCCCAG GCCCACCATAGCCCCCCAGGAAGCTCGGAATGTAAGAGGCTGGTACCCAGGGGAGAACTGGCCTGGGGTGcggggaggctcagggagggactTCAGGCCCAGCGGATGGGGCTACAGGACTGAGTCTCTTCTGACCAGCCTTTCTGTGTCCCAGGGAGCAGCGAATGCCACCTCTAAAA CTGGAAGGAGATCCTCTCTTTCCTCTAGAGCACCCACCTGGAGCACCTCAGCTACTGAG CACGGCGCTGGGCACCAGGCACGGACACCTCTTTGTTCTGCTGGTGCAGACTCAGTCTGGGGAAGGCAGAT gACGGCAGCCTGCTGGCTCAGCCCTGGTACTCAGGCAACTGTGACCGCCATGCTGTTGAGAGTGCCCTGCTCCGATTCCGAAAG GACGGGGCCTACACTGTGCGCCCCAGCTCAGAGCCTCATggctcccagcccctcaccctgGCGGTGCATCTCGGTGGCCGGGTCTTTAACATTCCCATCCGGCGGCTGGACAGTGGGAGCCACTATGCCCTGGGACGGGAGGGCAGGAACCACGAAGAG CTGGCTCCTCTACCGGCTTGCTCATTCGGCTCACAGTGTCAGCATTCTGAGGGACCAGGGCACTGCTCTGGGCCCAGGACCTCACCTAACTCTCACCATGCTCCCCAGAGACCAAAGCTCTGTTGTGGGATCTCAGGCCCCACCTGCTTTCCAAGGATTCCAAATGTGGCCTCCTCCCAAGCCCGGCTCCCCAGGCCCACCCAGTCCCCACCACTGCCTTGTTCCCTCTGGATTTCCGTCACAGGTGGCTGTGTGA
- the SH2D6 gene encoding SH2 domain-containing protein 6 isoform X3 — MDQFRGSKLRLGPPLPPPRSVDSQAWNEDAPGPSPRPAPGTWRFEEEEEEEDEYELPPCEALPFSLAPAHVPDPEKDSPYLDHPGPLGPSKSPPPQPQATTLKAALSLQEARKQGQPFPFGKQGWATPARVVPGLPEKSDENLYLECEPSPGPALTRILSSQVLMPPISLPRVSVVPRPTIAPQEARNVRGWYPGENWPGVRGGSGRDFRPSGWGYRTESLLTSLSVSQGAANATSKTGRRSSLSSRAPTWSTSATEHGAGHQARTPLCSAGADSVWGRQMTAACWLSPGTQATVTAMLLRVPCSDSERTGPTLCAPAQSLMAPSPSPWRCISVAGSLTFPSGGWTVGATMPWDGRAGTTKSWLLYRLAHSAHSVSILRDQGTALGPGPHLTLTMLPRDQSSVVGSQAPPAFQGFQMWPPPKPGSPGPPSPHHCLVPSGFPSQVAV; from the exons ATG GACCAGTTCAGGGGAAGCAAGCTCCG GTTGGGGCCACCCCTTCCACCCCCTAGAAGTGTAG ATTCCCAAGCCTGGAACGAAGATGCCCCCGGCCCATCTCCTCGGCCCGCCCCAGGAACCTGGAGATTCGAG gaggaggaggaggaggaagatgaataCGAGCTGCCCCCCTGTGAGGCTCTGCCCTTCAGTCTTGCCCCAGCCCACGTTCCTGACCCCGAGAAGGACTCTCCGTACTTGG ATCACCCTGGCCCCCTGGGCCCATCCAAGTCACCACCACCACAGCCCCAGGCCACAACG CTGAAGGCAGCACTGAGCCTGCAGGAGGCTCGGAAGCAGGGGCAGCCCTTCCCCTTCGGGAAGCAAG gGTGGGCTACACCGGCCAGGGTG GTACCAGGCCTTCCAGAGAAATCTGATGAGAACCTCTACCTGGAGTGTGAGCCTAGTCCAG GCCCGGCCTTGACTCGGATTCTGAGCTCCCAAGTCCTGATGCCCCCAATCTCTCTGCCAAGGGTATCAGTGGTGCCCAG GCCCACCATAGCCCCCCAGGAAGCTCGGAATGTAAGAGGCTGGTACCCAGGGGAGAACTGGCCTGGGGTGcggggaggctcagggagggactTCAGGCCCAGCGGATGGGGCTACAGGACTGAGTCTCTTCTGACCAGCCTTTCTGTGTCCCAGGGAGCAGCGAATGCCACCTCTAAAA CTGGAAGGAGATCCTCTCTTTCCTCTAGAGCACCCACCTGGAGCACCTCAGCTACTGAG CACGGCGCTGGGCACCAGGCACGGACACCTCTTTGTTCTGCTGGTGCAGACTCAGTCTGGGGAAGGCAGAT gACGGCAGCCTGCTGGCTCAGCCCTGGTACTCAGGCAACTGTGACCGCCATGCTGTTGAGAGTGCCCTGCTCCGATTCCGAAAG GACGGGGCCTACACTGTGCGCCCCAGCTCAGAGCCTCATggctcccagcccctcaccctgGCGGTGCATCTCGGTGGCCGGGTCTTTAACATTCCCATCCGGCGGCTGGACAGTGGGAGCCACTATGCCCTGGGACGGGAGGGCAGGAACCACGAAGAG CTGGCTCCTCTACCGGCTTGCTCATTCGGCTCACAGTGTCAGCATTCTGAGGGACCAGGGCACTGCTCTGGGCCCAGGACCTCACCTAACTCTCACCATGCTCCCCAGAGACCAAAGCTCTGTTGTGGGATCTCAGGCCCCACCTGCTTTCCAAGGATTCCAAATGTGGCCTCCTCCCAAGCCCGGCTCCCCAGGCCCACCCAGTCCCCACCACTGCCTTGTTCCCTCTGGATTTCCGTCACAGGTGGCTGTGTGA
- the SH2D6 gene encoding SH2 domain-containing protein 6 isoform X8 — MQLLYYIGEKSKSLQGGGRWKVRPVSSVPCPDSQAWNEDAPGPSPRPAPGTWRFEEEEEEEDEYELPPCEALPFSLAPAHVPDPEKDSPYLDHPGPLGPSKSPPPQPQATTLKAALSLQEARKQGQPFPFGKQGWATPARVVPGLPEKSDENLYLECEPSPGPALTRILSSQVLMPPISLPRVSVVPRPTIAPQEARNVRGWYPGENWPGVRGGSGRDFRPSGWGYRTESLLTSLSVSQGAANATSKTGRRSSLSSRAPTWSTSATEDGSLLAQPWYSGNCDRHAVESALLRFRKDGAYTVRPSSEPHGSQPLTLAVHLGGRVFNIPIRRLDSGSHYALGREGRNHEELFPSVGAMVQHYTQHPLPLVDRHSGSRQLTCLLFPTKP; from the exons ATGCAGCTGCTTTATTATATTGGGGAAAAGAGTAAGTCATTGCAGGGTGGGGGGCGCTGGAAGGTGAGGCCAGTCTCATCAGTCCCCTGTCCAGATTCCCAAGCCTGGAACGAAGATGCCCCCGGCCCATCTCCTCGGCCCGCCCCAGGAACCTGGAGATTCGAG gaggaggaggaggaggaagatgaataCGAGCTGCCCCCCTGTGAGGCTCTGCCCTTCAGTCTTGCCCCAGCCCACGTTCCTGACCCCGAGAAGGACTCTCCGTACTTGG ATCACCCTGGCCCCCTGGGCCCATCCAAGTCACCACCACCACAGCCCCAGGCCACAACG CTGAAGGCAGCACTGAGCCTGCAGGAGGCTCGGAAGCAGGGGCAGCCCTTCCCCTTCGGGAAGCAAG gGTGGGCTACACCGGCCAGGGTG GTACCAGGCCTTCCAGAGAAATCTGATGAGAACCTCTACCTGGAGTGTGAGCCTAGTCCAG GCCCGGCCTTGACTCGGATTCTGAGCTCCCAAGTCCTGATGCCCCCAATCTCTCTGCCAAGGGTATCAGTGGTGCCCAG GCCCACCATAGCCCCCCAGGAAGCTCGGAATGTAAGAGGCTGGTACCCAGGGGAGAACTGGCCTGGGGTGcggggaggctcagggagggactTCAGGCCCAGCGGATGGGGCTACAGGACTGAGTCTCTTCTGACCAGCCTTTCTGTGTCCCAGGGAGCAGCGAATGCCACCTCTAAAA CTGGAAGGAGATCCTCTCTTTCCTCTAGAGCACCCACCTGGAGCACCTCAGCTACTGAG gACGGCAGCCTGCTGGCTCAGCCCTGGTACTCAGGCAACTGTGACCGCCATGCTGTTGAGAGTGCCCTGCTCCGATTCCGAAAG GACGGGGCCTACACTGTGCGCCCCAGCTCAGAGCCTCATggctcccagcccctcaccctgGCGGTGCATCTCGGTGGCCGGGTCTTTAACATTCCCATCCGGCGGCTGGACAGTGGGAGCCACTATGCCCTGGGACGGGAGGGCAGGAACCACGAAGAG CTGTTCCCCTCCGTGGGCGCCATGGTCCAGCACTACACACAGCACCCCCTGCCCCTTGTGGACAGACACAGCGGCAGCCGTCAGCTCACCTGCCTGCTCTTCCCCACCAAGCCCTGA
- the SH2D6 gene encoding SH2 domain-containing protein 6 isoform X13, which translates to MQLLYYIGEKSKSLQGGGRWKVRPVSSVPCPDSQAWNEDAPGPSPRPAPGTWRFEEEEEEEDEYELPPCEALPFSLAPAHVPDPEKDSPYLDHPGPLGPSKSPPPQPQATTLKAALSLQEARKQGQPFPFGKQGWATPARVVPGLPEKSDENLYLECEPSPGPALTRILSSQVLMPPISLPRVSVVPRPTIAPQEARNVRGWYPGENWPGVRGGSGRDFRPSGWGYRTESLLTSLSVSQGAANATSKTGRRSSLSSRAPTWSTSATETQSGEGR; encoded by the exons ATGCAGCTGCTTTATTATATTGGGGAAAAGAGTAAGTCATTGCAGGGTGGGGGGCGCTGGAAGGTGAGGCCAGTCTCATCAGTCCCCTGTCCAGATTCCCAAGCCTGGAACGAAGATGCCCCCGGCCCATCTCCTCGGCCCGCCCCAGGAACCTGGAGATTCGAG gaggaggaggaggaggaagatgaataCGAGCTGCCCCCCTGTGAGGCTCTGCCCTTCAGTCTTGCCCCAGCCCACGTTCCTGACCCCGAGAAGGACTCTCCGTACTTGG ATCACCCTGGCCCCCTGGGCCCATCCAAGTCACCACCACCACAGCCCCAGGCCACAACG CTGAAGGCAGCACTGAGCCTGCAGGAGGCTCGGAAGCAGGGGCAGCCCTTCCCCTTCGGGAAGCAAG gGTGGGCTACACCGGCCAGGGTG GTACCAGGCCTTCCAGAGAAATCTGATGAGAACCTCTACCTGGAGTGTGAGCCTAGTCCAG GCCCGGCCTTGACTCGGATTCTGAGCTCCCAAGTCCTGATGCCCCCAATCTCTCTGCCAAGGGTATCAGTGGTGCCCAG GCCCACCATAGCCCCCCAGGAAGCTCGGAATGTAAGAGGCTGGTACCCAGGGGAGAACTGGCCTGGGGTGcggggaggctcagggagggactTCAGGCCCAGCGGATGGGGCTACAGGACTGAGTCTCTTCTGACCAGCCTTTCTGTGTCCCAGGGAGCAGCGAATGCCACCTCTAAAA CTGGAAGGAGATCCTCTCTTTCCTCTAGAGCACCCACCTGGAGCACCTCAGCTACTGAG ACTCAGTCTGGGGAAGGCAGAT gA
- the SH2D6 gene encoding SH2 domain-containing protein 6 isoform X12: MQLLYYIGEKSKSLQGGGRWKVRPVSSVPCPDSQAWNEDAPGPSPRPAPGTWRFEEEEEEEDEYELPPCEALPFSLAPAHVPDPEKDSPYLDHPGPLGPSKSPPPQPQATTLKAALSLQEARKQGQPFPFGKQGWATPARVVPGLPEKSDENLYLECEPSPGPALTRILSSQVLMPPISLPRVSVVPRPTIAPQEARNVRGWYPGENWPGVRGGSGRDFRPSGWGYRTESLLTSLSVSQGAANATSKRSSPKRETPSLYLKVTLHLEVTRGLADKSYRSLRPGEESWKEILSFL; this comes from the exons ATGCAGCTGCTTTATTATATTGGGGAAAAGAGTAAGTCATTGCAGGGTGGGGGGCGCTGGAAGGTGAGGCCAGTCTCATCAGTCCCCTGTCCAGATTCCCAAGCCTGGAACGAAGATGCCCCCGGCCCATCTCCTCGGCCCGCCCCAGGAACCTGGAGATTCGAG gaggaggaggaggaggaagatgaataCGAGCTGCCCCCCTGTGAGGCTCTGCCCTTCAGTCTTGCCCCAGCCCACGTTCCTGACCCCGAGAAGGACTCTCCGTACTTGG ATCACCCTGGCCCCCTGGGCCCATCCAAGTCACCACCACCACAGCCCCAGGCCACAACG CTGAAGGCAGCACTGAGCCTGCAGGAGGCTCGGAAGCAGGGGCAGCCCTTCCCCTTCGGGAAGCAAG gGTGGGCTACACCGGCCAGGGTG GTACCAGGCCTTCCAGAGAAATCTGATGAGAACCTCTACCTGGAGTGTGAGCCTAGTCCAG GCCCGGCCTTGACTCGGATTCTGAGCTCCCAAGTCCTGATGCCCCCAATCTCTCTGCCAAGGGTATCAGTGGTGCCCAG GCCCACCATAGCCCCCCAGGAAGCTCGGAATGTAAGAGGCTGGTACCCAGGGGAGAACTGGCCTGGGGTGcggggaggctcagggagggactTCAGGCCCAGCGGATGGGGCTACAGGACTGAGTCTCTTCTGACCAGCCTTTCTGTGTCCCAGGGAGCAGCGAATGCCACCTCTAAAA GATCTTCACCAAAGCGGGAAACCCCCAGCCTATACCTCAAGGTCACCCTTCATTTGGAGGTCACACGTGGCCTAGCTGATAAGTCCTACCGGAGCCTGAGACCTGGAGAGGAGAG CTGGAAGGAGATCCTCTCTTTCCTCTAG
- the SH2D6 gene encoding SH2 domain-containing protein 6 isoform X6: MQLLYYIGEKSKSLQGGGRWKVRPVSSVPCPDSQAWNEDAPGPSPRPAPGTWRFEEEEEEEDEYELPPCEALPFSLAPAHVPDPEKDSPYLDHPGPLGPSKSPPPQPQATTLKAALSLQEARKQGQPFPFGKQGWATPARVVPGLPEKSDENLYLECEPSPGPALTRILSSQVLMPPISLPRVSVVPRPTIAPQEARNVRGWYPGENWPGVRGGSGRDFRPSGWGYRTESLLTSLSVSQGAANATSKTGRRSSLSSRAPTWSTSATEHGAGHQARTPLCSAGADSVWGRQMTAACWLSPGTQATVTAMLLRVPCSDSERTGPTLCAPAQSLMAPSPSPWRCISVAGSLTFPSGGWTVGATMPWDGRAGTTKRRLFLSKESAFDPITDTFSRHGTAIGPADMFVHLRRPHRKMDISVASTFELL; encoded by the exons ATGCAGCTGCTTTATTATATTGGGGAAAAGAGTAAGTCATTGCAGGGTGGGGGGCGCTGGAAGGTGAGGCCAGTCTCATCAGTCCCCTGTCCAGATTCCCAAGCCTGGAACGAAGATGCCCCCGGCCCATCTCCTCGGCCCGCCCCAGGAACCTGGAGATTCGAG gaggaggaggaggaggaagatgaataCGAGCTGCCCCCCTGTGAGGCTCTGCCCTTCAGTCTTGCCCCAGCCCACGTTCCTGACCCCGAGAAGGACTCTCCGTACTTGG ATCACCCTGGCCCCCTGGGCCCATCCAAGTCACCACCACCACAGCCCCAGGCCACAACG CTGAAGGCAGCACTGAGCCTGCAGGAGGCTCGGAAGCAGGGGCAGCCCTTCCCCTTCGGGAAGCAAG gGTGGGCTACACCGGCCAGGGTG GTACCAGGCCTTCCAGAGAAATCTGATGAGAACCTCTACCTGGAGTGTGAGCCTAGTCCAG GCCCGGCCTTGACTCGGATTCTGAGCTCCCAAGTCCTGATGCCCCCAATCTCTCTGCCAAGGGTATCAGTGGTGCCCAG GCCCACCATAGCCCCCCAGGAAGCTCGGAATGTAAGAGGCTGGTACCCAGGGGAGAACTGGCCTGGGGTGcggggaggctcagggagggactTCAGGCCCAGCGGATGGGGCTACAGGACTGAGTCTCTTCTGACCAGCCTTTCTGTGTCCCAGGGAGCAGCGAATGCCACCTCTAAAA CTGGAAGGAGATCCTCTCTTTCCTCTAGAGCACCCACCTGGAGCACCTCAGCTACTGAG CACGGCGCTGGGCACCAGGCACGGACACCTCTTTGTTCTGCTGGTGCAGACTCAGTCTGGGGAAGGCAGAT gACGGCAGCCTGCTGGCTCAGCCCTGGTACTCAGGCAACTGTGACCGCCATGCTGTTGAGAGTGCCCTGCTCCGATTCCGAAAG GACGGGGCCTACACTGTGCGCCCCAGCTCAGAGCCTCATggctcccagcccctcaccctgGCGGTGCATCTCGGTGGCCGGGTCTTTAACATTCCCATCCGGCGGCTGGACAGTGGGAGCCACTATGCCCTGGGACGGGAGGGCAGGAACCACGAAGAG ACGACTGTTCCTCAGTAAAGAAAGCGCGTTTGATCCCATCACGGACACATTTAGCAGACACGGGACCGCCATCGGCCCTGCTGACATGTTTGTTCATTTGAGACGACCTCATAGGAAG ATGGACATTTCGGTTGCTTCCACCTTTgagctcttgtaa
- the SH2D6 gene encoding SH2 domain-containing protein 6 isoform X7, with protein sequence MQLLYYIGEKSKSLQGGGRWKVRPVSSVPCPDSQAWNEDAPGPSPRPAPGTWRFEEEEEEEDEYELPPCEALPFSLAPAHVPDPEKDSPYLDHPGPLGPSKSPPPQPQATTLKAALSLQEARKQGQPFPFGKQGWATPARVVPGLPEKSDENLYLECEPSPGPALTRILSSQVLMPPISLPRVSVVPRPTIAPQEARNGAANATSKTGRRSSLSSRAPTWSTSATEHGAGHQARTPLCSAGADSVWGRQMTAACWLSPGTQATVTAMLLRVPCSDSERTGPTLCAPAQSLMAPSPSPWRCISVAGSLTFPSGGWTVGATMPWDGRAGTTKSWLLYRLAHSAHSVSILRDQGTALGPGPHLTLTMLPRDQSSVVGSQAPPAFQGFQMWPPPKPGSPGPPSPHHCLVPSGFPSQVAV encoded by the exons ATGCAGCTGCTTTATTATATTGGGGAAAAGAGTAAGTCATTGCAGGGTGGGGGGCGCTGGAAGGTGAGGCCAGTCTCATCAGTCCCCTGTCCAGATTCCCAAGCCTGGAACGAAGATGCCCCCGGCCCATCTCCTCGGCCCGCCCCAGGAACCTGGAGATTCGAG gaggaggaggaggaggaagatgaataCGAGCTGCCCCCCTGTGAGGCTCTGCCCTTCAGTCTTGCCCCAGCCCACGTTCCTGACCCCGAGAAGGACTCTCCGTACTTGG ATCACCCTGGCCCCCTGGGCCCATCCAAGTCACCACCACCACAGCCCCAGGCCACAACG CTGAAGGCAGCACTGAGCCTGCAGGAGGCTCGGAAGCAGGGGCAGCCCTTCCCCTTCGGGAAGCAAG gGTGGGCTACACCGGCCAGGGTG GTACCAGGCCTTCCAGAGAAATCTGATGAGAACCTCTACCTGGAGTGTGAGCCTAGTCCAG GCCCGGCCTTGACTCGGATTCTGAGCTCCCAAGTCCTGATGCCCCCAATCTCTCTGCCAAGGGTATCAGTGGTGCCCAG GCCCACCATAGCCCCCCAGGAAGCTCGGAAT GGAGCAGCGAATGCCACCTCTAAAA CTGGAAGGAGATCCTCTCTTTCCTCTAGAGCACCCACCTGGAGCACCTCAGCTACTGAG CACGGCGCTGGGCACCAGGCACGGACACCTCTTTGTTCTGCTGGTGCAGACTCAGTCTGGGGAAGGCAGAT gACGGCAGCCTGCTGGCTCAGCCCTGGTACTCAGGCAACTGTGACCGCCATGCTGTTGAGAGTGCCCTGCTCCGATTCCGAAAG GACGGGGCCTACACTGTGCGCCCCAGCTCAGAGCCTCATggctcccagcccctcaccctgGCGGTGCATCTCGGTGGCCGGGTCTTTAACATTCCCATCCGGCGGCTGGACAGTGGGAGCCACTATGCCCTGGGACGGGAGGGCAGGAACCACGAAGAG CTGGCTCCTCTACCGGCTTGCTCATTCGGCTCACAGTGTCAGCATTCTGAGGGACCAGGGCACTGCTCTGGGCCCAGGACCTCACCTAACTCTCACCATGCTCCCCAGAGACCAAAGCTCTGTTGTGGGATCTCAGGCCCCACCTGCTTTCCAAGGATTCCAAATGTGGCCTCCTCCCAAGCCCGGCTCCCCAGGCCCACCCAGTCCCCACCACTGCCTTGTTCCCTCTGGATTTCCGTCACAGGTGGCTGTGTGA
- the SH2D6 gene encoding SH2 domain-containing protein 6 isoform X9 has product MQLLYYIGEKSKSLQGGGRWKVRPVSSVPCPDSQAWNEDAPGPSPRPAPGTWRFEEEEEEEDEYELPPCEALPFSLAPAHVPDPEKDSPYLDHPGPLGPSKSPPPQPQATTLKAALSLQEARKQGQPFPFGKQGWATPARVVPGLPEKSDENLYLECEPSPGPALTRILSSQVLMPPISLPRVSVVPRPTIAPQEARNVRGWYPGENWPGVRGGSGRDFRPSGWGYRTESLLTSLSVSQGAANATSKTGRRSSLSSRAPTWSTSATEHGAGHQARTPLCSAGADSVWGRQMTAACWLSPGTQATVTAMLLRVPCSDSERTGPTLCAPAQSLMAPSPSPWRCISVAGSLTFPSGGWTVGATMPWDGRAGTTKRWTFRLLPPLSSCK; this is encoded by the exons ATGCAGCTGCTTTATTATATTGGGGAAAAGAGTAAGTCATTGCAGGGTGGGGGGCGCTGGAAGGTGAGGCCAGTCTCATCAGTCCCCTGTCCAGATTCCCAAGCCTGGAACGAAGATGCCCCCGGCCCATCTCCTCGGCCCGCCCCAGGAACCTGGAGATTCGAG gaggaggaggaggaggaagatgaataCGAGCTGCCCCCCTGTGAGGCTCTGCCCTTCAGTCTTGCCCCAGCCCACGTTCCTGACCCCGAGAAGGACTCTCCGTACTTGG ATCACCCTGGCCCCCTGGGCCCATCCAAGTCACCACCACCACAGCCCCAGGCCACAACG CTGAAGGCAGCACTGAGCCTGCAGGAGGCTCGGAAGCAGGGGCAGCCCTTCCCCTTCGGGAAGCAAG gGTGGGCTACACCGGCCAGGGTG GTACCAGGCCTTCCAGAGAAATCTGATGAGAACCTCTACCTGGAGTGTGAGCCTAGTCCAG GCCCGGCCTTGACTCGGATTCTGAGCTCCCAAGTCCTGATGCCCCCAATCTCTCTGCCAAGGGTATCAGTGGTGCCCAG GCCCACCATAGCCCCCCAGGAAGCTCGGAATGTAAGAGGCTGGTACCCAGGGGAGAACTGGCCTGGGGTGcggggaggctcagggagggactTCAGGCCCAGCGGATGGGGCTACAGGACTGAGTCTCTTCTGACCAGCCTTTCTGTGTCCCAGGGAGCAGCGAATGCCACCTCTAAAA CTGGAAGGAGATCCTCTCTTTCCTCTAGAGCACCCACCTGGAGCACCTCAGCTACTGAG CACGGCGCTGGGCACCAGGCACGGACACCTCTTTGTTCTGCTGGTGCAGACTCAGTCTGGGGAAGGCAGAT gACGGCAGCCTGCTGGCTCAGCCCTGGTACTCAGGCAACTGTGACCGCCATGCTGTTGAGAGTGCCCTGCTCCGATTCCGAAAG GACGGGGCCTACACTGTGCGCCCCAGCTCAGAGCCTCATggctcccagcccctcaccctgGCGGTGCATCTCGGTGGCCGGGTCTTTAACATTCCCATCCGGCGGCTGGACAGTGGGAGCCACTATGCCCTGGGACGGGAGGGCAGGAACCACGAAGAG ATGGACATTTCGGTTGCTTCCACCTTTgagctcttgtaaataa
- the SH2D6 gene encoding SH2 domain-containing protein 6 isoform X15, with product MQLLYYIGEKSKSLQGGGRWKVRPVSSVPCPDSQAWNEDAPGPSPRPAPGTWRFEEEEEEEDEYELPPCEALPFSLAPAHVPDPEKDSPYLDHPGPLGPSKSPPPQPQATTLKAALSLQEARKQGQPFPFGKQGWATPARVVPGLPEKSDENLYLECEPSPGPALTRILSSQVLMPPISLPRVSVVPRPTIAPQEARNGAANATSKTGRRSSLSSRAPTWSTSATEDGAYTVRPSSEPHGSQPLTLAVHLGGRVFNIPIRRLDSGSHYALGREGRNHEELFPSVGAMVQHYTQHPLPLVDRHSGSRQLTCLLFPTKP from the exons ATGCAGCTGCTTTATTATATTGGGGAAAAGAGTAAGTCATTGCAGGGTGGGGGGCGCTGGAAGGTGAGGCCAGTCTCATCAGTCCCCTGTCCAGATTCCCAAGCCTGGAACGAAGATGCCCCCGGCCCATCTCCTCGGCCCGCCCCAGGAACCTGGAGATTCGAG gaggaggaggaggaggaagatgaataCGAGCTGCCCCCCTGTGAGGCTCTGCCCTTCAGTCTTGCCCCAGCCCACGTTCCTGACCCCGAGAAGGACTCTCCGTACTTGG ATCACCCTGGCCCCCTGGGCCCATCCAAGTCACCACCACCACAGCCCCAGGCCACAACG CTGAAGGCAGCACTGAGCCTGCAGGAGGCTCGGAAGCAGGGGCAGCCCTTCCCCTTCGGGAAGCAAG gGTGGGCTACACCGGCCAGGGTG GTACCAGGCCTTCCAGAGAAATCTGATGAGAACCTCTACCTGGAGTGTGAGCCTAGTCCAG GCCCGGCCTTGACTCGGATTCTGAGCTCCCAAGTCCTGATGCCCCCAATCTCTCTGCCAAGGGTATCAGTGGTGCCCAG GCCCACCATAGCCCCCCAGGAAGCTCGGAAT GGAGCAGCGAATGCCACCTCTAAAA CTGGAAGGAGATCCTCTCTTTCCTCTAGAGCACCCACCTGGAGCACCTCAGCTACTGAG GACGGGGCCTACACTGTGCGCCCCAGCTCAGAGCCTCATggctcccagcccctcaccctgGCGGTGCATCTCGGTGGCCGGGTCTTTAACATTCCCATCCGGCGGCTGGACAGTGGGAGCCACTATGCCCTGGGACGGGAGGGCAGGAACCACGAAGAG CTGTTCCCCTCCGTGGGCGCCATGGTCCAGCACTACACACAGCACCCCCTGCCCCTTGTGGACAGACACAGCGGCAGCCGTCAGCTCACCTGCCTGCTCTTCCCCACCAAGCCCTGA